The Streptomyces sp. NBC_01268 genome window below encodes:
- a CDS encoding SsgA family sporulation/cell division regulator, with product MTRATDDHTAPTVRTADAAPATPAASTPVARTGRPSPAHAVEESARGRIVTDAPLSRPVPVLLRYDAGFSPATVRFVFPGDIEWSFPRSLLETGLRGPARRGDIEVWPCGRVQTVVEFHGVDGVAVVQFDTTALMRFLRHTYAATASRATR from the coding sequence ATGACGCGCGCCACGGATGACCACACCGCCCCCACCGTCCGTACCGCCGATGCCGCCCCCGCCACCCCCGCAGCCTCCACCCCCGTCGCCCGCACCGGCCGCCCCTCCCCCGCGCACGCCGTCGAGGAGAGCGCCAGGGGACGGATCGTCACCGACGCCCCCCTCTCCCGCCCCGTCCCGGTCCTCCTCCGCTACGACGCCGGCTTCTCCCCCGCGACCGTCCGCTTCGTCTTCCCCGGCGACATCGAGTGGTCCTTCCCGCGCTCGCTCCTGGAGACCGGCCTGCGCGGCCCCGCCCGGCGCGGGGACATCGAGGTCTGGCCCTGCGGCCGGGTCCAGACGGTCGTCGAGTTCCACGGCGTCGACGGGGTGGCCGTCGTGCAGTTCGACACGACGGCCCTGATGCGCTTCCTCCGACACACCTACGCCGCCACCGCGTCGCGGGCGACACGGTGA
- a CDS encoding energy-coupling factor ABC transporter permease: protein MHVPDGFINAPVSAAAGVVAAGAVAVSLRGARKELDERTAPLAGLVAAFIFAVQMLNFPVAAGTSGHLLGGALAAILVGPYTGVLCIAVVLLMQGVLFADGGLTALGVNITVMGVVTVVVSYALFRGLVLALPRTRRSVTIASFVAALVSVPAAATAFTAIYALGGTTDVPITKVLTAMVGVHVLIGLGEAVITMLTVGAVIAVRPDLVHGARGLTAPLKLRVGGELIDATPVTTPATAPAAPGSPRKLWIGGVVTALVLAGFVSFYASASPDGLEKVAADKGIDSKVRPHAAADSPLADYGVKDVTDARLSGGLAGVIGVGATLAVGSGAFWVVRRRRSASSALPANADA from the coding sequence GTGCATGTACCTGACGGATTCATCAACGCTCCCGTATCGGCCGCCGCCGGTGTCGTCGCCGCCGGCGCCGTAGCCGTCAGCCTGCGCGGAGCCCGCAAGGAGCTCGACGAGCGGACCGCGCCGCTGGCCGGCCTCGTCGCGGCCTTCATCTTCGCCGTACAGATGCTCAACTTCCCCGTCGCCGCCGGAACAAGCGGGCATCTTCTCGGCGGAGCGCTGGCCGCGATCCTCGTCGGCCCCTACACCGGGGTGCTCTGCATTGCCGTCGTCCTGCTCATGCAGGGCGTCCTGTTCGCCGACGGCGGCCTCACCGCGCTCGGCGTGAACATCACCGTCATGGGCGTGGTCACGGTCGTCGTGTCGTACGCGCTCTTCCGCGGCCTGGTCCTCGCGCTGCCGCGCACCCGCCGCTCGGTGACGATCGCCTCCTTCGTCGCCGCGCTGGTCTCCGTGCCGGCCGCGGCCACCGCCTTCACCGCGATCTACGCCCTCGGCGGCACCACCGACGTGCCGATCACCAAGGTCCTCACCGCGATGGTCGGCGTCCACGTGCTCATCGGCCTCGGCGAGGCCGTCATCACCATGCTCACCGTCGGCGCGGTCATCGCCGTCCGGCCCGACCTCGTGCACGGCGCGCGCGGCCTGACCGCGCCGCTCAAGCTGCGCGTGGGCGGCGAGCTGATCGACGCCACCCCGGTCACCACGCCCGCCACCGCCCCGGCCGCCCCCGGCTCCCCGAGGAAGCTGTGGATCGGCGGGGTCGTCACCGCCCTCGTGCTCGCCGGCTTCGTCTCCTTCTACGCCTCCGCCAGCCCGGACGGCCTGGAGAAGGTCGCCGCCGACAAGGGCATCGACAGCAAGGTCCGGCCGCACGCGGCCGCCGACTCCCCGCTCGCCGACTACGGCGTCAAGGACGTCACCGACGCGCGCCTGTCCGGCGGTCTCGCCGGCGTGATCGGCGTGGGCGCGACCCTCGCCGTCGGCAGCGGGGCCTTCTGGGTCGTGCGCCGCCGCAGGAGCGCGAGCTCCGCCCTCCCCGCGAACGCGGACGCCTGA